The Desulfovibrio sp. G11 region GCTCCACATCCATACCTTCGTAAGGGGGCAGATCAAACGTGGGCAGCACTTCAAATTCGATGGTATAGGCAAAGCCCTTGCCGCGCTCGAAAGCGTCGGGCGTGTCTACATCAAGACCGGCCAGCGGCATGACGTCGAGCTTCTGCATCACGTCATTGATGTGCACGTTGATGAGGTCCTGACGGGCTTCTTCGTAAATCTTGTCGCGAAAGCGCTGCTCGATGACCGAGGCCGGAACCTTGCCCTTGCGGAAACCGTCAACCTGTACGGAAGTCTTGTACAGGGCGATCGTGCCCATGATGGAAGCTTCAACTTCCTGGGGTTCCGTAGTGATGACGACTTTTTTTCTGACCGGCGAAATGTCTTCAGCGCTATATTCCACGAGGGACTCCTTTTCTGGGTGGGCGTGATGGTGCGAGAGGGGGGACTTGAACCCCCATACCTATGGTGCTGGATTCTAAGTCCAGTGCGTCTACCAATTCCGCCACTCTCGCAAAGCGTGTTTCCATAGCACACTTGCTCTCGGCCCGCAAGCGGCGTCCGGCCACGCCGGCTGTGAAAAACCGGGCGGCGGAGCATGCGGAAACAATGGCGGAGACGCAACTTCCTTAAGATAATACTTCCAGGCCTTATGGCAAGCCGGAGGCATAAAAAAACAGCAATACCCCCTATAGCATGTTACCTTTGCGAATACACACCCTCAAAGGCTGGGACACGCCTACCCGGTCTTGACCGCACAGGCAGGTTACGCCCCCCACGGCGGACGCCTGCTTGCGCGGCGGCCGGAGCGTTTTCAAGGTGAAACTCTCTGGCCCATGCACCCGGCAACGGGGCAAAGGCCCCAAATACGCCGTTACCGACGATGTGGCAAAAGCATGAAAACATCGTGCGGATATCTGTTGTCCGAAAAATATCAGCGCAGTACCAGTGCCTTGCCGTCCGGCCTCGGCTCTGCAACCTCGCCCACAAGACAGGCAAGGTCACCGCCGGCATGCAGCAGGGCGCACGCCTCATCCACCTGATCCGGAGGCACGGCAAGCAGCAGCCCCCCCGACGTCTGGGCATCAAAGGCCAGACTTTCCAGCGCTTCATCCACGCCTTTCTCCACCAGGGAAGAACAGGCGCAATGCTTGCGGTTAAGGTGGCTGCCAGCGGGAATAAGGCCGTCGCGCGCATACTCCAGGGCACGCGGCATGAGCGGCAAGGCTTCGGTTTCAAAAACCACACACACGCCGGACGCCAGCGCCATCTCGAGGGCGTGGCCCCCCAGGCCGAAGCCGGTAATATCCGTGGCCGCAGCAAGCCTGAGCGTACGAATGACCGCACCGCCCACACTGTTAAGGCGTGAACACCAGCGTATAAGCTCCGCTTCGCTTTGGTCCGCGCCGTCCCACCCGGCCTTGACCCCGGTAGCCAGTACACCTGTACCCAGCGGCTTCGTCAGCAGAAGCTTTTGCCCGGGCTGCAGGCCGTCATTACGCGCCATGTGATCCGGATCAATAATGCCTGTGACGGCAAGGCCGTACTTCAGCTCTTCGTCCTGAACCGTATGGCCTCCGGCCAGCACGGCTCCGGCCTCATTCATGGCCTCAAGACCGCCACGAAGGATGCTTGCAAGAATGCCGTCAGGGTCCTCTTCGGCCAGAGCCTGCGGAAAAAAAGCAACGTTCATGGCACTCCACGGCTCACCGCCCATGGCGTACACGTCTGAAAGCGCATTGGCCGCAGCTATACGGCCAAAGTGAAAGCCGTCATTAACAATGGGCGCAAGTATATCTACGGTCTGCACAATGGCGCGACCGGGCGGCACGGTAAGCACCACCGCATCTTCATTGCGGGCGCGGCCTGCCAGCACACGGGCTTCGAGATCCGGCCGGGTGCCTAGCGGCAGTCCATGCAAAAGCCGCTCCAGGGCCCCTGGAGCAAGTTTTGCGGCTCAGCCGGCAGCGCGAGCTTTTTCCAGAAGCTTCATGCGCGTCTCCTTGCGTAAATTTGCTGTTGTAGTATGCGCTCTTCCGGCACAAAGGTCAAAACAGCCAGCAGGGCCGCTATTGCCGCCCCGCCCAGGCGGGTCACAGCAGGCAGTGACTGCTCGCCACCCGTTTCTGCCTCAAGCATACATGCCACGCCAATGCCGCCCTTTCGCTGGCTGCCCGGCTGTACGGGACATAGTGGCAGCCACGGAACACGTGTAACTCAAACATGCCGCATGGGTGCAAGCAGGCATGTGCCTGTGCGGTCGTTGTCCGAAAGGTTTTACGCCGAAGGCGCCACCAGTGAGTTATGCTATTGTGCGCCTTTAACATTTTGAGAATATATATTATCAAAGGTAAGGGGTTCCAGATCCGGCACGGCCCGCCCCCTCCTGTATCTCTTGGATATGCTGAAAAAAGAACAATTTATCCATAACAACAGCAAATTATACGAGAATAAAGTTACATCACAAAAATTCGTCCCGACACCACGGTCGAATATTTTATATGGAGAAAGTATAATGAATATCAATGCACAGACCATTCTTGTCACAGGCGCCAACGGCGGCATTGGCAAGGCGCTGATCAACGCCTTTCTGGCAGCCGGAGCCAAAAAGATTTATGCCTGCGCCCGCGATACGGCATCACTGGAGCACTTGCGGAATAACGAAAAAATCCTACCTGTCCAACTCGATATCTCCAAGCCCGCCGCCATTGAAAATGTCGTTGCCGCATGCGGCGACACTACTATCCTGGTGAACAATGCGGGCATGGGCGGCAGCGGCCTGCTCGGCGCCCCCCAGGCGGCGCGGGCCGAAATGGAGGTCAACTACTTCGGTACACTGGCCATGTGCTCTGCTTTCGCGCCGGTTCTGGGCAACAATGGCGGCGGTTGCATAGTAAACATCATTTCTGTCATCGGCCTGGTAAATATGCCCTCCATCGGCACCTACTGCGCCTCAAAGGCAGCCCTGCATTCACTTACCCAGGGGCTGCGCGGTGTACTGGCCGGACAAAAAACGACTGTCATCGGCGTATACCCAGGTCCTGTCGATACACGCATGACTGACGGTCTTGAAATGCCCAAGGCCCGCCCTGAAGCTGTCGCGCTGGAAATTCTCGAAGGCATGAAAAACGGCACCGAGGACATCTACCCTGATGCGTTTGCCAGGAGCATTCAGAAAGGCCTCGCCGCTGATCCCAAAAAAGTGGAGCGGGAACTGTCGGAATACTAGAGCGATTAACGCTTCAGATGATTGCTTAACGGTCGGCAAATCCGCCTTACAAAGATTTGTCTTCAACTCCTTGTAGAGCATGTGGCACTTGCAATAGCTCATATCCACAATTCATGAAAAAATTCTTGGGCATCGCCTGCGCAAAACGGACACGTGCGCCGGCGATGCCATTTCTTAATGCGGTATATGGTCGTTCTTCCATGCCGTGCAATAGCTGCCTACCTTTGTTCCCAATATCCTTGATGAAATTCAAGGCAGGACCATACGCGGCAAATACAAAAACTCCACGCCACTGTTTTTAATATCCGACAACTGTAGTGCAGGTAGAGTAATCTTCCTTGAAATCGTCTCCGGCTTATGCCCGAAAAGGTATAAGCTGGCGGACTGCACCATTTTGCGGGTAGTTTCCAGATCCAGCCTGACCTTGCTGGGGCATTGCGCTACGCGAAAGGAGACCATCAGGCGGCGAGAAGAGGCTCCGGAGCATACGCTGCGCACCCATCGCACAGCAGCCATCTGAAAACGCTGAAAATATCCAGAAGGAGTACAAGGAGGCCCTGGAGGAGGTGCAACCCTGGCAGGCCCCATTGCCGCCACCACACAGGCGAACCAGATGAAGATCATGGGAGCATTTCAAGTGGTGGTTGCTGTAGTAGGTTTTTACTTACGCGGTTTCAAGTTCAAAGTGCAACACCCAGTCCTTGGGTATTGGCGTCTTCTAAAAAAACTTCATAGGGTGTCTTAAACCCAAGGCATTTTCTAGGCCGCCAGTTCAAGCGGCACATTGCCGCTATGATCTCATCTTGCGTGACCGATGCCAAGCTTACCCCCTTGGGGAAGTATTGGCGTAGAAGGCCATTGGAGTTCTCGTTCAAGCCACGCTCCCACGAATGGTAGGGGTGCGCAAAAAATCCCTGAGCCTCGAGTGTAGCTGACACATCGGCATGGTAGCTGAACTCCTTGCCGTTATCATAGGTAATAGTCTGAACAAAGTCCTTAATGGGTGTCAAGAGTCCTTCAATGACCCGCCTTACTTCGCTGGCGCTTTTGTTGGGAGCCTTGCCAAACAGGAAAAGACGACTTTTACGCTCTGCAAGTGTCACCAAAACGGGGCCTCCTTTACTGCCTTCAACGGTATCAGCCTCCCAATCACCAAGGCGTGAGCGCTCGGCAACAATGGACGGGCGTATGTCTATGCTGATACGCCCCTTGATTTGACCTCGTCTGTCGGGTTTGCCATATCGTCGTTTGCGTTTGCGCTGGCAGCGCAAATGGCTGTGCAGCGTTCCTCCTCGTTTTTTGTCCGCCAGAATGTACTGGTAAATCCATTCATGACTGAGGGCAAAACCTTTGCGTTTGAGAACTCCAGAGATTTGCTCCGGACTGAAGTCCTGGTGCAGACACTGTTCAACATACGTCCATACCTCAAGGCCAATGCGCTTCTTCCCTTTACTGGTCTGCCTTTTCTGACTGCGCTTGTGTGCCTGCCTGTAGCGGTAGCCACGCGCCCCGGTATTTCGCGCAAGTTCGCGGCTTACAGTTGAGACGCTACGGCCTATCGCTTTGGCTATGGCCCTCAGTGACGTTCCACTTTTCACTGCCTGGCAGATGTAGTACCGTTCTTCCCTGGCAAGGTGTGCATAGCCCATACGCCCCTCAATCTTTGGTTGGATGGAGAGGCTAAAGGGCTATACCACCTTGCCTTTTCATTCAACCTTGAGGGTGTTGCACTTGCAAGTTGAATCCGCCTTACAAAAAAAGGGCGCCGTAGCGCCCTTTCATATCAATAACCTTAAACCCGTGAAGAATCTTCGCCTACCGGCTTAGTTTTCTTCCTTGGCAGCTTCAGCGTCAGCTTCGTCAGCCTTGGGCTTGCGGGTACGTTTGGGTTTGGCCGGAGCTTCTTCAGCAGCGGGCTTGGCTTCCTTGACGGGAGCGGCCTTGGCGGCTTTGGGGGCTTCGGCGGCAGCGGTTTCACTGCTGCGGCTCAGTTCAATGATCGCCATGGGGGCGTTATCGCCCTTGCGGGGCATGGCCATCTTGAGAATACGGGTGTAGCCGCCGGGTACACCGGCGAAGACAGGGCCGATCTCGTCAAAAAGACGCTTGACCAGGGCATGATCGTTAAGCACACGGTAGGCCTGACGGCGAGCGTGCAGGTCGTTGCGCTTGGCAAGGGTAATCAGAGGCTCCACAACCCGGCGAAGCTCCTTGGCCTTGATTTCCGTGGTGCGGATTTTGCCGTGGATCAGCAGCGCCTTGGCGAGATTGTGCAACATGGCCTTACGGTGCGCAGGGGTACGCGAGAATTTCCTGCCGGAATTGCTATGCCTCATTTTGCTGCTTCCTTTTCCATTCCTGATATTTTTTGTCGAAGGAGTCGACCTTCATGCCGAAGTCAAGCCCCATGCCCAAAAGCACACCCTTAATTTCGTCCAGCGATTTGCGGCCGAAATTCTTGGTCTTGAGCATCTCGGCTTCAGTACGCTGCACCAGTTCACCCACAAGGCCGATATTGGCGCTGCGCAGGCAGTTGGTGGCACGAACGGAAAGCTCAAGATCGTCAATGCTTTTGAACAGATGTTCGTTCACTTCTCCGCTTTCGCCGCTGCCGTTGCGCATGTCGCCGGATACACGTTCATCAAAGTTGATGAATACGGATATCTGATCCTTGATGATCTTGGCGCTGTAAGCAATGGCATCTTCAGGCGTCAGCGAGCCGTCGGTCCACACTTCAAGCAGAAGACGGTCATAGTTGGTCATCTGGCCCACGCGGGCCTGTTCCACCGTATAGGCGACCTTGCGCACCGGGGAAAAGCTGGAATCCAGCTTGATGAGGCCGATTTCATCGGCCAGGCCCTCGTGCATGTCGGCGGGCACATAGCCCTTGCCCATGCGGACCTCCAACTCCATCTCCAGCACCACGTCTTCGGTAAGAGTGGCGATGTGCAGATCAGGGTTAAGCACTTCAACGTGCTGATTGGCCACAATGTCGGCCGCCGTCACCGGTCCCTTGCGCTCAACGCGCAGGGTCAGACGCTGGGGTTCTTCCGTATCCATGCGCAGTCGAACCTGCTTGATGTTCAGGATGACATCAGTGATGTCTTCCAGCACGCCATGGATGGTGGTGAACTCGTGCTGTACGCCGATGATTTTCACCGACACAAAGGCCGCCCCCTGAAGGGAGGCCAGAAGGACGCGCCGCATGGCATTGCCGATGGTGGTGCCGTAGCCCCGCTCCAAAGGCTCGCAGACAAACTTGCCGTGCGTGCCGCTGGCCGTCTCTTCTTCGCGCAAAATCTGGTCGGGCTTGACAAGCTCGGACCAATTGCGCGCATTGATAAGGCGTTCGCCCTGTTTGATAAGCATGCGAACCCCCGGTTATTTCGAGTAAAGTTCGACGATAAGCTGCTCGTTGACGGGGAACTGGATGTCGTCACGCTGCGGCATTGCCTTGACAGTACCCTTGAAAGCGGCGCCGTCGGCTTCCAGCCAGGCGGGGCAGCCGCGGCGGGCGATAACTTCCTGAGCTTCAGCGAGCACGGGAATCTTACGATTCTTTTCAGGCACTTCGATGGTATCGCCCAGACGCACCTGCAAGGAAGGAATGTTCACCTTGCGGCCGTTGAGGGTGAAAACACCGTGACGCACGAGCTGGCGGGCCTGATTGCGCGAGTTGGCGAAACCAAGGCGGTAAACCACGTTGTCCAGGCGGCGTTCAAGAATGACGAGCAGGTTGGTACCGGTAACGCCCTTCTGCATGTCGGCTTTAACAAAGTAGCCGTGGAACTGGCGCTCCAGAATGCCGTAAATACGGCGGGTCTTCTGCTTCTCCCTCAACTGCACCGCGTATTCGCTCACCTTTTTGCGGGCGCGGCCATGCTGGCCGGGGGCATAGGGGCGGCGATCATAGGCGCATTTGTCGGTAAAGCAACGGTCGCCCTTCAAAAAGAGCTTGCAGCCCTCGCGACGACACATGCGGCACTTGGCTTCAGTATATTTTGCCATTTATCAATACCTCTTACGTTACGGACTCTGCCGGGGCAGGCCGGTTAGACGCGGCGGCGCTTGGGCGGCCGGCAACCGTTGTGCGGAATGGGCGTGACATCACGAATGAAGGCAACCTTCATGCCGGCGGCCGAAATGGCGCGCATGGCAGCTTCACGGCCGGAACCGGGACCCTGCACATAGATGCCGACAGTGCGCATGCCGTTGTCCTGTGCCTTGCGGGCGGCTGTTTCGGCAGCCACCTGAGCGGCGAAAGGCGTAGACTTGCGCGACCCCTTGAAGCCGCTCTGGCCCGAAGAGGCCCAGGAAACAGCGTTTCCGCGCGTATCCGTAAAAGTAATAATGGTATTATTAAACGAAGCCTGGATGTGGGCAATGCCCACCGGCACGCTTTTCTTTTCCTTTTTCTTGACCACTTTTTTGGGTCTGGCCATAACTATCCCTCTGGATGGAGCTTGTCAGATTTATGCTCCGCGCGCGGCGGAAAATCCGTTCGTCCTCACGGCAGCACGAATGCTGCGTCCGCTTTACAAACTGCGACAAGCGCAGCCGCACGCCCTACTTCTTTTTGCCCACGGCTCCGCGACGGGGACCCTTGCGGGTACGCGCGTTGGTATGGGTGCGCTGGCCATGCACGGGCAGGCCGCGACGGTGACGAAGGCCACGGTAGCAGCCAATGTCCATAAGGCGCTTAATATTGCTGGATACTTCACGGCGAAGATCGCCTTCCACCTTGTAGTGCTGCTCGAGTTCCTTACGGATCTCGTTCACTTCGTCAGCAGAGAGATCGTCGATACTACGCTCCCAGTTGACGCCGGTGGTGTCCAGAATTTTCATGGCCGTGGTGCGGCCGATGCCATAAATATAGGTGAGCGCAATGTCCACCCTTTTGCCGCGAGGCAAATCAACACCTGCTATTCTCGCCACAATACGTCTCCTGCCCTAGCCCTGGCGCTGCTTGTGCCGGGGGTTTTCGCAGATAACTCGAAGCACTCCCTTGCGCCGGATAACCTTACACTTGGGGCATATTTTCTTGACGGAAGGTCTTACTTTCATTCCATTTCTCCAATAAGAGCCTTTGCTTTGACAGATAAAGTCTCCGGCATACCGGCACAGGCCGCACAGACGGCTGACCGACGTCCTCCAAACAAAAGGACGTGAACGGAAATCTTTATCCGGCTTTACCTGTTCTGTCAACCTTCGATGGTGTGCCGGTTGAGTCCACGATCCGAGATGCTGAGGATTTGCGGCCCGGACGGCGTAATGGCAACACTGTGTTCGAAGTGCGCGGCCCAAAGGCCGTCGCGCGTCACCGCAGTCCACTGGTCGTCAAGTATGTCGACCTCGTAGGTCCCCATGGTGACCATTGGTTCAATGGCTATCACCATGCCGTTTTGCAGGGTCAGCCCGCGCATGCCGGGCCTGAAGTTGGGCACCTCGGGCTTTTCGTGCATCTTGGCGCCCACGCCGTGCCCCACAAAACGCCGCACTACGTTAAAACCTGCGGCTTCCACATAATCCTGCACGGCGGCGCCGATGTTATACACATCATTGCCTGCCCGCGCCTGCTCAATGCCGACATAGAGGCTTTCCTCGGTAATCCGCATGAGTTTTCTGGCTTCGTCGCTCACCTTGCCCACAGGAAAGGTGCGTGCCGCATCGCCAACAAAGCCTTCAAAGACTACGCCCATATCCACACTGACAATATCCCCTTCCTCAAGCAGCCGCCCGGAAGGAAAACCATGCACCACCTGCTCGTTGACCGAGCAGCACAGGGCATATGGATAGCCGCAGTAGCCCAAAAAGGCCGGTTTGACCTTGTAATCGGCGCACATATCGCGCGCCAGCTCTTCAAGGCGCATAGTGGGAAGGCCGGGAGCCACCATGTCGCCCACGGCATCAAGAACGTTGGCGACCATGCGGTTAGCTTCGCGCAGGCAGCCGATTTCACGCTCATTCTTGATGTACGCGCCGTGATATTTCTTCATACTCCATCACCCGTTGGTTACAGCCGGCCGCTTTTGCGCGCCTTGGCCATCAGGCCCTGATACTGGCTGGAAATCATATGCGATTCCACCTGATTCATAAAGTCCATAGCCACGCCCACAAGAATCAGCAAGCTCGTACCACCAAAGAAGAACGGCACGTTAAAATTGCTGATGAGCAACATGGGCAGAAGACATACGATGGAAATATAGGTGGCCCCCGAAAGGGTCAGCCGCGTCAGTACAGTATCAATATATTCCTGTGTCTTTTCGCCGGGACGTATGCCGGGGATAAAGCCGCCGTTCTTCTTGAGGTTTTCAGCCATATCCTTGGGATCAAAGATGATGGCAGTATAGAAGTAACAGAAGAAGAACATGAGGGCCACATAAAGCACGTTGTAAGCCACGCCCTGGGGAGAGAACAGCTCGGCCGCATGCTTTACATACTCATTGCTGGAAAACTGGCCGATGGTGGCCGGAAAAAGCAGCAATGAAGAGGCGAAAATAGGCGGAATAACGCCAGCCGTATTGAGACGCAGGGGCAGATGCGAGTTCTGCCCGCCGTACATTTTACGGCCCACCTGCCGCTTGGCATAACTTATGGGTATACGCCGCTGCGACCGTTCCACAAAAACAATGGCCACAAGCACTGCAGCCATGAAGACCACGATGACCACTGCCATGAAAATGCTCATGTCCCCAGCCTGTATAAGCGCCACGGACTGAATGATCCCACGGGGGATGCCCACAACGATACCGCAGAAAATGATCAGCGAAATGCCGTTACCGATGCCGCGTTCCGTAATCTGTTCGCCAAGCCACATAACCAGCACCGAACCGGCGGTAAACGTGGTCATGGTCACCATGCGGAACTGCCAGCCCGGGTTAAGCACCACGGGCGTACCTGCAGGGCTTGTCATGTTCTCAAGGCCTACGGCGATGCCCAGGCCCTGCACCAGAGTGATGAGCACGGTAAGGTAGCGGGTGTACTGGGTGAGCTTGCGCCGCCCGGCCTGCCCCTCTTCCTTTGCCATGCGCTTCACGTCCGGGCTGATGACCTGGAGCAGCTGCATGATGATGCTGGCCGAAATATACGGCATGACGCCCAGGGCAAAGACGGAAACGTTGGACAGGCCACCGCCGGAGAACATGTCAAAAAGGCTGAACAGCGTCCCCTGCATGCTTTGAAAAAAAGAAGCAAGGGC contains the following coding sequences:
- the rpsK gene encoding 30S ribosomal protein S11, which encodes MARPKKVVKKKEKKSVPVGIAHIQASFNNTIITFTDTRGNAVSWASSGQSGFKGSRKSTPFAAQVAAETAARKAQDNGMRTVGIYVQGPGSGREAAMRAISAAGMKVAFIRDVTPIPHNGCRPPKRRRV
- the secY gene encoding preprotein translocase subunit SecY produces the protein MAVGTANTVAGQPSLFKRLGWTFLILCCYRIGVHVPIPGVDASALASFFQSMQGTLFSLFDMFSGGGLSNVSVFALGVMPYISASIIMQLLQVISPDVKRMAKEEGQAGRRKLTQYTRYLTVLITLVQGLGIAVGLENMTSPAGTPVVLNPGWQFRMVTMTTFTAGSVLVMWLGEQITERGIGNGISLIIFCGIVVGIPRGIIQSVALIQAGDMSIFMAVVIVVFMAAVLVAIVFVERSQRRIPISYAKRQVGRKMYGGQNSHLPLRLNTAGVIPPIFASSLLLFPATIGQFSSNEYVKHAAELFSPQGVAYNVLYVALMFFFCYFYTAIIFDPKDMAENLKKNGGFIPGIRPGEKTQEYIDTVLTRLTLSGATYISIVCLLPMLLISNFNVPFFFGGTSLLILVGVAMDFMNQVESHMISSQYQGLMAKARKSGRL
- the rpmJ gene encoding 50S ribosomal protein L36, whose translation is MKVRPSVKKICPKCKVIRRKGVLRVICENPRHKQRQG
- a CDS encoding IS30 family transposase — protein: MGYAHLAREERYYICQAVKSGTSLRAIAKAIGRSVSTVSRELARNTGARGYRYRQAHKRSQKRQTSKGKKRIGLEVWTYVEQCLHQDFSPEQISGVLKRKGFALSHEWIYQYILADKKRGGTLHSHLRCQRKRKRRYGKPDRRGQIKGRISIDIRPSIVAERSRLGDWEADTVEGSKGGPVLVTLAERKSRLFLFGKAPNKSASEVRRVIEGLLTPIKDFVQTITYDNGKEFSYHADVSATLEAQGFFAHPYHSWERGLNENSNGLLRQYFPKGVSLASVTQDEIIAAMCRLNWRPRKCLGFKTPYEVFLEDANTQGLGVAL
- the map gene encoding type I methionyl aminopeptidase; translated protein: MKKYHGAYIKNEREIGCLREANRMVANVLDAVGDMVAPGLPTMRLEELARDMCADYKVKPAFLGYCGYPYALCCSVNEQVVHGFPSGRLLEEGDIVSVDMGVVFEGFVGDAARTFPVGKVSDEARKLMRITEESLYVGIEQARAGNDVYNIGAAVQDYVEAAGFNVVRRFVGHGVGAKMHEKPEVPNFRPGMRGLTLQNGMVIAIEPMVTMGTYEVDILDDQWTAVTRDGLWAAHFEHSVAITPSGPQILSISDRGLNRHTIEG
- the rpsM gene encoding 30S ribosomal protein S13 → MARIAGVDLPRGKRVDIALTYIYGIGRTTAMKILDTTGVNWERSIDDLSADEVNEIRKELEQHYKVEGDLRREVSSNIKRLMDIGCYRGLRHRRGLPVHGQRTHTNARTRKGPRRGAVGKKK
- the rplQ gene encoding 50S ribosomal protein L17, encoding MRHSNSGRKFSRTPAHRKAMLHNLAKALLIHGKIRTTEIKAKELRRVVEPLITLAKRNDLHARRQAYRVLNDHALVKRLFDEIGPVFAGVPGGYTRILKMAMPRKGDNAPMAIIELSRSSETAAAEAPKAAKAAPVKEAKPAAEEAPAKPKRTRKPKADEADAEAAKEEN
- a CDS encoding SDR family oxidoreductase, translating into MNINAQTILVTGANGGIGKALINAFLAAGAKKIYACARDTASLEHLRNNEKILPVQLDISKPAAIENVVAACGDTTILVNNAGMGGSGLLGAPQAARAEMEVNYFGTLAMCSAFAPVLGNNGGGCIVNIISVIGLVNMPSIGTYCASKAALHSLTQGLRGVLAGQKTTVIGVYPGPVDTRMTDGLEMPKARPEAVALEILEGMKNGTEDIYPDAFARSIQKGLAADPKKVERELSEY
- the rpsD gene encoding 30S ribosomal protein S4, encoding MAKYTEAKCRMCRREGCKLFLKGDRCFTDKCAYDRRPYAPGQHGRARKKVSEYAVQLREKQKTRRIYGILERQFHGYFVKADMQKGVTGTNLLVILERRLDNVVYRLGFANSRNQARQLVRHGVFTLNGRKVNIPSLQVRLGDTIEVPEKNRKIPVLAEAQEVIARRGCPAWLEADGAAFKGTVKAMPQRDDIQFPVNEQLIVELYSK
- a CDS encoding DNA-directed RNA polymerase subunit alpha; amino-acid sequence: MLIKQGERLINARNWSELVKPDQILREEETASGTHGKFVCEPLERGYGTTIGNAMRRVLLASLQGAAFVSVKIIGVQHEFTTIHGVLEDITDVILNIKQVRLRMDTEEPQRLTLRVERKGPVTAADIVANQHVEVLNPDLHIATLTEDVVLEMELEVRMGKGYVPADMHEGLADEIGLIKLDSSFSPVRKVAYTVEQARVGQMTNYDRLLLEVWTDGSLTPEDAIAYSAKIIKDQISVFINFDERVSGDMRNGSGESGEVNEHLFKSIDDLELSVRATNCLRSANIGLVGELVQRTEAEMLKTKNFGRKSLDEIKGVLLGMGLDFGMKVDSFDKKYQEWKRKQQNEA
- the selD gene encoding selenide, water dikinase SelD, which encodes MKLLEKARAAGUAAKLAPGALERLLHGLPLGTRPDLEARVLAGRARNEDAVVLTVPPGRAIVQTVDILAPIVNDGFHFGRIAAANALSDVYAMGGEPWSAMNVAFFPQALAEEDPDGILASILRGGLEAMNEAGAVLAGGHTVQDEELKYGLAVTGIIDPDHMARNDGLQPGQKLLLTKPLGTGVLATGVKAGWDGADQSEAELIRWCSRLNSVGGAVIRTLRLAAATDITGFGLGGHALEMALASGVCVVFETEALPLMPRALEYARDGLIPAGSHLNRKHCACSSLVEKGVDEALESLAFDAQTSGGLLLAVPPDQVDEACALLHAGGDLACLVGEVAEPRPDGKALVLR